One Thermoanaerobacter pseudethanolicus ATCC 33223 genomic window, TTTTACAGACTCGTCTAACTCATTCTTTCCATCCGATTCTATAACTACACATTTAACCTTTTGACCAGTAGGTATAAACATAAACGTAATATCTTTAACTATACCTGATACAGATGAATGCACTGGAGCAGATACAAATGCATCCGATTGCCCAATTTTTTGACCTACTTTTACAGTATCTCCTACTTTCACTAAAGGTTCACAAGGTGCTCCAACATGTTGATGCAATGGAATATAAACTACATCCGGTTCCTTTGCTCTTTCTATAGGAAGCCCCTCAGTTAAATCCTTATGATGTGGTACATTTACCCCACCCTTAAAAGTGAGATTTTCTAACTTCATTCTTTTTTCACCTCTTTTTTATTATCCTTTTGTGTAGCTAATATATGAATAATATTCATATATTAAAAATGAAAAAATGTTGAGTATTATTTGGCTCTAGAAAATATTTTATAATATTTTATTTAATATAACAAGAAAATAAATTTTATAAAATCAGGTTCTATAAATAAAAATGTTAGAGGGTAAAAATCCCCCATAAAAAATAACGTACTTATTCTGAATGCCTGCTATAATAAAATTGGTTAAAACAAAATTTATTAAAAGGAGGCATCAGAAGTGCATACCAATTATATCACAAAATTTCTAAAAGCTGAAGATATAATTTTTGAGGACATAATAGAAACGACAATTATATATTTCAGTTTAAAAATAAAAGGCAGGTATTCAGAAAAATACCCACCCCAACTTTTGACAAAGAACCAACAATTTTAAATCGGCTCAGAGCTTCACTGCACTTATGAGCTCCCTTAACTTCTCCCCTGATATAGTCTCTTCTTTCCTTAAAATATTTGCGATTTCTTCTAAATGTTCAAGTTTTTCCTCCAACATTTTTTGAACTTTTTCTTCCTCCTCTTTAATGATTTTATTTACTTCCTCATTGACTTTCTCTTTAGGAACATCTTCTCTACTGACTATACCCAAACCAGACAAACCAGTATATACCATTTTTTTTGCAATATGAACTGCTTGTTCAAAATCATTGACAGAGCCTGTACTTCTATTACCTAAAACCAAAAGTTCTGCTACCGTTCCCCCAAGAGCTACCATTATGTCCTTCTCTAATTGTTCTTTAGTATAAATAAGGGTATCCTCTTTATCAAACTGTCTTACAAACCCAAGAGCTTTTCCTCTTGGAACAATAGTGACTGTTGCAACAGAGCCTGGATTTACTATTTCACTTATTATAGCATGCCCTGCTTCGTGTACAGAAACTCTAAATATTTCTTCTTCTGCCGGTTTTTTGTCACTTTTTTCTCCCAGTATAACCTTATCCACCGCTTCTACAAAATGCTTTTGCAAAATAACATCGGAATTGTCTCTCATCGCAAGAATTGCCGCTTCGTTGCAAAGGCTCTCCAAATGTGCTCCTGAAAATCCAAAGGTATTTTCAGCTATAGCCTCAAGATTGACATCTTCACCTAAAGGCTTGTTTTTAGTGTGAATTTTGAGAATTTGCAGTCTTCCACTTTTATCAGGCAAGTCCACTACAACTTGTCTGTCAAACCTGCCAGGACGCAAAAGAGCTGGATCTAATAAATCTGGTCTGTTTGTTGCAGCAATTACTAAAATATTTATTTCTCCATCACTTTTAATCCCATCCATTTCCACCAGCAGTTGATTGAGGGTTTGATCATACTCGTGATGACTTTCATTAGTACCTCTTTTAGCACCTAATATGTCAATTTCGTCTATGAATATTATTGCACTATTTTTGTTCTCTTTTCTAGCAAGATTTCTTGCTGTTTCAAAAAGATTTCTAACTCTTTGTGCACCTACTCCTGCATACATTTCTATAAATTCACTACCTGAAGTCGCTATAAAACTCGAATTTGTATATTTTGCAGCTGCTTTAGCTAATAAAGTTTTACCAGTTCCAGGAGGTCCTGTCAGTAATATGCCCTTGATAGGTCGTATACCCATTTTAGATAATTTCTCTTTATTTATTACAAAATCTAGTGCCTCTTTTAGCTCCGAAATAGCAGTTTTTTGTCCTCCGATGTCCTCAAAGGATATTTCTGACTCGGGCTTTATAATATTTTTGCTTCCTGGTATTAACCCTTTATTTTCTATAATATAATTAAGAAGCAAAAAAACACCTGCTAAAAAGAGTAAAGGAGTAACATTTATACCTAGTAAAGCTGCAAATATCGCAAAAGCAATAACTACTCCTAATAAGATTTCTTTGACCATCTAGCTTTCCCCCTTGTAAATCTCACGCGGTATTATTTTATATAAATAATGAGACCCATCTCTTAAATCTAAATAAATGTTTTGCTTATCAATATATACATAAGATCTTACACTATTTTTACTTGAAATCTCTCTTATTGTATCATACATCTTCATATAATCGCCTTTTTGTATACCTTCGTAAATTGAAAACTGAGAGTTATAATAAACATTATTTAACTTCTCATTAGAATTGTCAATAAGTAAAATATTTATTTTAACAGGGTATTTATTTACTTTGTTTTCTATTTCTTTATAAGTTTCCATTAAATTTTCTACTTCTCCTAATCTAACTTTCATAATATACCCATTGGTATCAGTTGAAATTGTTACCATTTTGACAAATTTAACTGTACTTACATCTTTTGAAATCTTATCGGGCAAAATTTTATTTTGATACAATTGAAAGCCGGCAAATAAAAATCCAAAAACTACTACAAAAGTTATCAAAACAATCTGCCATTTTATTCCCTTGAGCAAAACTCTCACTCCTTGTTTATGATATACTGTATTATATCATATAATATATATCGAGTACAATATTAAAAATTTTGTTTTGCCATTCAGAAGGAGTATAATTAATTATAGAAGATACGTAAAAAATAAGGAGGCAAATTTGTATGAGAATAGCTGCTACAATAACAGCGGAAGGCTATATTGAAAAACTTCCCGACGGGCCATATATAATTATTTTTGATACACAAAAAGAAAATACTGAAAAGTACGATAATCCGGGATACTTTCTAAAAGAAGGAAGAAGAAGTGCTATTGTAGATTTTCTCCTTGACAAAAAAACCGATGTAGTAATAACTGTGCCTGAAGCTTTTTGCAGTCTTTCTTATGGAAAGGCAAAACAAAAAGGGCTAAAATTTATACGTCTTGAGAAAAGTTTGCCTTATGAAGAAGTTATACAAAACCTCTCAAAATATGTTGAAAATTTAACTGATACAATTCCTGAAGACGAACTTGCAAAATAAAAAAGCCTCACAAAGAGGCTTTTTTATTTGATAGGCCTTACTTTCTCCACAACTTTTTCTGCCAGCTCAATGTACGGTAATCCCTCAGGTCCATCATCAAGAGCAGGTGGTATACCTACATCGCTTAATTCTCTGACTTTAACCGTTATTGGAATCTTTACAAGTATTTCTGTTCCTAAATCTTGCGCTAATTTTTCTGTTTCCCCTTCACCAAAAATATTATACCTTTGGTGACAGTTAGGGCATTCAAAATATGACATGTTTTCCACAATACCTATAATTTCTAAATTAACTTTTTTAGCCATATAGCCAATTCTTCCAGCTACGTGAGATGCTGAAGCTTGTGGAGTTGTCACAAGCACAAATTTTGACTCAGGCAATTTTTGCATCACTGTAAGAGGTATATCTCCTGTCCCTGGTGGTAAATCCAATACTAAATAATCTAATTCTCCCCAATACACATCATTGAAAAACTGATCAAGCACTCCTGACAAAAGTGGACCTCTCCATATTAAAGGCGTATCTTCGTCAGCAAAATTACCCATCGAAATCACTTTTATCCCGAATCTTTCTAATGGCAAAATAGTGTGCTCATCCAATGCATAAGGTCTTTCATCCACAATACCCAAAAGCCTTGGAACACTAAATCCCAACACATCCGCATCCAAAAGCCCTACTTTAAAGCCTAATCTAGCAAGAGCTACAGCTAAATTAACTGCAACAGTTGATTTACCTACTCCACCTTTTCCACTACCTACTACTATTACTCTCGTATTTTCAAATATAGGTTTCCTGCCACCGCTAAGCTTTCTTGCCAAATTTTGTCGTTCTTCTTCTGTCATGCTACCTAAATTTACTATTACTTCTGAAACTCCTTCAAGTTTGGATACTTCCTTTATAGCATCTTTTTTAATAGTATCTTGAAGAGGGCAACCTTTCACAGTAAGGTTTATGTCAATTGTAACTTTATCCCCTTCTATATGAATATTTTTCACCATATCGAGGTCAACTATACTTCTTCCTATTTCTGGGTCATATACCTTTCTTAGAGCGTTTAACACTTGTTCTTTTGTAACCAATTCTATACCTCCTGTTGGTATTTTTTTGTTGACATTTATATTATAATATATAATCATTATTAATAGAATACCCGCAAAAAATTTTGTCGATGCGAATAATATAGTGGGGTGGTTAAGTTGGATATAAACGACAGAGTATACGCAGCCAAAAAAGATCCCTCCGAAAGAGAAAAATTAATTCAAGAATATACCCCCTTTGTCATAAAACAATTGTCTTTATTTACAAATAGATATATAGATGAAAGAAATAGCGACGAATTAAGCATAGGCCTTATAGCTTTTAACGAAGCTATAGACAGTTTTGATAACACAAAAGGTCCCTTCTTAAGCTTTTCAAGTTTGCTCATTAAAAGGCGACTTATAGATTTTTTACGGCAAAATCAGCAAAATACTATTCCTTTAGAACTATATGTAGAAAAAGGCACTGATTATGAGGCAGAAAATAGAAAATTAGAAATGATTTCTTTTGTAAACTTGCTAAGTCTTTACAATATAACTTTAGATGATTTAGTTAAGCAATCCCCCAAACACTCAGACACCAGAAAAATAGCTACAAAAATTGCTTATACAATTTGTAAAAACGAGAAATTACTAGAATATTTAAAAAACAGAAAGAATCTTCCTATAAAAGATTTAATAAGTATTTTAAAAGTAAGCCGCAAGACTATAGAAAAACATAGAAAATACATAATAGCGTTAGTAATAATTATTTCTGAAGACTTACCTCTTCTAAAACAATACATAAGCCCAGAAAGTGAGGTGGCAAAAATATGAAGGCTGTTGTAGTTCAAAAAGAAAAAAATAAAACTTATGTAATGACTGAAAAAGGAGAATTTAAGTGCTTGAAAAATTTGCAAAATGTAGATATAGGTGAAACTATCGAACTTAACGAAAATTTTGTAGCTTTTAAGCCTATTGCTAAAATTTTAATAGCTGCTTCTATTCTTCTCGCATTAATATTTACTATTATCAATTTTAAATCAGCAGAAGTTTACGCTTATGTGTATATAGATATAAATCCAAGCATTGAAGTTTTAATAGACAAAAATGGAAAAATAATAAGTGCCAATCCTATAAATGAAGATGGAAAAAAAATCTTAAAAAATCTCTCTTATAAAGGCCTTGACATTACAACGTTTATAAATCAAACAGTTGAAGAATCGCAAAAATTAGGGTTTTTAAAAGAAGATGATGCAGTAATAATTACTACTGTTCCTATTAAAAATTCACCAATTATAAATGAACAAATACAAAAAGCTATTAATAATATTAAAAAGATAAATACTAATGTTCAAATAGAAACTTTAAAATCCAATGAAACTCAAAGAGAGGAAGCTAAAAAAGAAAAAGTCTCTCCTGGAAGACTTATTATATGGCAAAAAGCCAAAGAAGAAGGAATAGAGATACCGAAAGATAAATTAAACAATTCAGAATCTTTTAAAGAATTACAACAAGCTTATACTAAAAAAATAAAAGAAAAAGAAATAGAAATGAAAAATTTCAATCCTCCTAATAAAGAAGATGAAAAAAATTATGATAATAAAAATAAAAGTAGTAACTCATCTGAAATAAAAAACAAAAGCAACAATGAAAAAATTAAAGGTGAGAATTCTGATAATTTCAGCGATTTCAACCAACAAAAAGAAGATGAATCTGAAAATTCTTCTAAAAAAGAATCAACAACAAAAGTAGAATCCCCTTATTGTAACTCTAAGAATGCTGATAAAGAAATAAAAGATGGGCATAATGAAAATCAAAATTAAAAAGAAAAGGAGGTAAAATGCTATATTCAAAAAAATTGATATATTAATAATTCTTTTTGTTATACTATTGTTTACCGCAGCCTGTTCCAAAATATCTTCTTTAAAAAACTTACAGTCTAACAAAGAATTTTCTTTTAATTTTAATGATAAAAAAATTATTGCTACTATTTTTATGGTAAATAACAACACTATAACCGTAGAAATTGATAACAAGTTAAAAAAATATAATTTACTAAAAAATGTACCTGTATATCTCGAAAGCGAAAATATTGGAAAAGAATGTTTGCAAACCGGCCAGTTAGTTAAATTAACATTGAATTCTAAAAATAGCATAACAAAAATTGAGATTCTAAATAATAAAAGTGAAAAGGAAGTGATTCAAATAGAATTAAAAAAGGTTACAAATCCTTCTCAAAAAATAATGTCAATTGTTGAATCTATTAAAAGCAAGCCTACGGTAAAACTAATAGACGAAAATGGAGTATATTATATAATTGCAACCCGCGGTATGACGCGAACAGGCGGATATATCGTAATTATACAAAAGGCCCAAATAATAAAGACATCAAAGGATGCCATATTAGAAGTTGAAGTAAAATATATAGATCCTTCTCCTGATGCAATTGTGACACAAGCTATCACTTATCCATATGACATAAAAAATTTTACTTATGATGGTAAAATTACACAAATAAGTGTTAAAACAGATAAAAATATAAATGTTTCTGTTGATATTGATTTAGCCTCAGATGTTAAGTAAAATCCCTCATTGGAGGGATTTTACTTTTGAAAACAATTACTAAAATAAGCATAAAATTTTTG contains:
- a CDS encoding AAA family ATPase, whose translation is MVKEILLGVVIAFAIFAALLGINVTPLLFLAGVFLLLNYIIENKGLIPGSKNIIKPESEISFEDIGGQKTAISELKEALDFVINKEKLSKMGIRPIKGILLTGPPGTGKTLLAKAAAKYTNSSFIATSGSEFIEMYAGVGAQRVRNLFETARNLARKENKNSAIIFIDEIDILGAKRGTNESHHEYDQTLNQLLVEMDGIKSDGEINILVIAATNRPDLLDPALLRPGRFDRQVVVDLPDKSGRLQILKIHTKNKPLGEDVNLEAIAENTFGFSGAHLESLCNEAAILAMRDNSDVILQKHFVEAVDKVILGEKSDKKPAEEEIFRVSVHEAGHAIISEIVNPGSVATVTIVPRGKALGFVRQFDKEDTLIYTKEQLEKDIMVALGGTVAELLVLGNRSTGSVNDFEQAVHIAKKMVYTGLSGLGIVSREDVPKEKVNEEVNKIIKEEEEKVQKMLEEKLEHLEEIANILRKEETISGEKLRELISAVKL
- a CDS encoding Mrp/NBP35 family ATP-binding protein — encoded protein: MIIYYNINVNKKIPTGGIELVTKEQVLNALRKVYDPEIGRSIVDLDMVKNIHIEGDKVTIDINLTVKGCPLQDTIKKDAIKEVSKLEGVSEVIVNLGSMTEEERQNLARKLSGGRKPIFENTRVIVVGSGKGGVGKSTVAVNLAVALARLGFKVGLLDADVLGFSVPRLLGIVDERPYALDEHTILPLERFGIKVISMGNFADEDTPLIWRGPLLSGVLDQFFNDVYWGELDYLVLDLPPGTGDIPLTVMQKLPESKFVLVTTPQASASHVAGRIGYMAKKVNLEIIGIVENMSYFECPNCHQRYNIFGEGETEKLAQDLGTEILVKIPITVKVRELSDVGIPPALDDGPEGLPYIELAEKVVEKVRPIK
- the sigI gene encoding RNA polymerase sigma factor SigI; this encodes MDINDRVYAAKKDPSEREKLIQEYTPFVIKQLSLFTNRYIDERNSDELSIGLIAFNEAIDSFDNTKGPFLSFSSLLIKRRLIDFLRQNQQNTIPLELYVEKGTDYEAENRKLEMISFVNLLSLYNITLDDLVKQSPKHSDTRKIATKIAYTICKNEKLLEYLKNRKNLPIKDLISILKVSRKTIEKHRKYIIALVIIISEDLPLLKQYISPESEVAKI
- a CDS encoding anti-sigma factor domain-containing protein; protein product: MKAVVVQKEKNKTYVMTEKGEFKCLKNLQNVDIGETIELNENFVAFKPIAKILIAASILLALIFTIINFKSAEVYAYVYIDINPSIEVLIDKNGKIISANPINEDGKKILKNLSYKGLDITTFINQTVEESQKLGFLKEDDAVIITTVPIKNSPIINEQIQKAINNIKKINTNVQIETLKSNETQREEAKKEKVSPGRLIIWQKAKEEGIEIPKDKLNNSESFKELQQAYTKKIKEKEIEMKNFNPPNKEDEKNYDNKNKSSNSSEIKNKSNNEKIKGENSDNFSDFNQQKEDESENSSKKESTTKVESPYCNSKNADKEIKDGHNENQN
- a CDS encoding protease complex subunit PrcB family protein, with protein sequence MVNNNTITVEIDNKLKKYNLLKNVPVYLESENIGKECLQTGQLVKLTLNSKNSITKIEILNNKSEKEVIQIELKKVTNPSQKIMSIVESIKSKPTVKLIDENGVYYIIATRGMTRTGGYIVIIQKAQIIKTSKDAILEVEVKYIDPSPDAIVTQAITYPYDIKNFTYDGKITQISVKTDKNINVSVDIDLASDVK